DNA from Desulforamulus hydrothermalis Lam5 = DSM 18033:
TAGGCCGTTTTCGTATTTGTGTATAGTCCCTTTGGTTGTTCCTGTGCCTTGGGCAACCTCTTCTAGGGTAAGTTTCTTCTCCTCGCGGAGCAAACGGAGTCTTTGTCCAAACTTTTCTTTCAACATTTTACTCTCCAAAGCAATATACCACCTTTCGAAATCAGTATATCAATAGTGTAGCCAAAAAGCAATAATTTGTATCCAAAAAGACAAAAAAATAATTGACACAAATAGGTGCCCGTGTTACCCTATAAGTATCCAAAAGGAAACAGGCAAAATGGTGCGAGGGGAGGAAAAGTAATGGCAAAAAAACAAAGGAAACCGCATCTTAAACTGAAGGCGTTTAGAGTAGAAAGAGCTCTGACGCAAGAAGATATGGCTAAAAGAATAGGAATATCCATCAATGCCTATATCCTAAAGGAAAACGGATATCGGGATTTTACCCTTTCAGAGGTTGCAGCTATGGTTAATGAGTTTTCTTTGGATCCTAATAAGATATTTTTTTGTGATTAAAGTATCCGATTGGAAACAAATTTTGATGCCAAGAAGAGAGGTGTAACCATTGGCAACAGTCCACCCGTTTCCTAATCAGTCAGTCCGGGCTTTAGTCCATTCGGTTATCCAGATGTATGCCGCTGGGAAATGGACCCGGCAGCAAATGATGAGCCAGGTCCATGACACGCTCCGGCAGTATGGTATTTCCAGG
Protein-coding regions in this window:
- a CDS encoding helix-turn-helix transcriptional regulator; its protein translation is MAKKQRKPHLKLKAFRVERALTQEDMAKRIGISINAYILKENGYRDFTLSEVAAMVNEFSLDPNKIFFCD